One segment of Hippopotamus amphibius kiboko isolate mHipAmp2 chromosome 2, mHipAmp2.hap2, whole genome shotgun sequence DNA contains the following:
- the LOC130845171 gene encoding 60S ribosomal protein L28-like, which translates to MCKIRFLSPAAAARAAAMSAHLQWMVVRNCSSFLIKRNKQTYSTEPNNLKARNSFRYNGLIHRKTVGVEPAADGKGVVVVMKRRSGQRKPATSYVRTTINKNARATLSSIRHMIRKNKYRPDLRMAAIRRASAILRSQKPVMVKRKRTRPSKSS; encoded by the coding sequence atgtgtaaaatacGTTTTCTGTCTCCGGCCGCCGCTGCGAGAGCTGCCGCCATGTCCGCGCATCTGCAGTGGATGGTGGTGAGGAACTGCTCCAGCTTCTTGATCAAGAGGAACAAGCAGACGTACAGCACCGAACCCAATAACCTGAAGGCCCGCAACTCCTTCCGCTACAATGGGCTCATCCACCGCAAGACTGTGGGCGTGGAGCCGGCGGCAGACGGCAAAGGCGTCGTGGTGGTGATGAAGCGGAGATCCGGCCAGCGAAAGCCGGCCACGTCCTATGTGCGGACCACCATCAACAAGAATGCCCGGGCCACCCTCAGCAGCATCCGGCACATGATCCGGAAGAACAAGTACCGCCCGGATTTGCGCATGGCCGCCATTCGCAGAGCCAGCGCCATCCTGCGCAGCCAGAAGCCTGTGATGGTGAAGAGGAAGCGGACCCGCCCCTCCAAGAGCTCCTGA